Genomic segment of Candidatus Firestonebacteria bacterium RIFOXYD2_FULL_39_29:
TCTGGAATATGCGCTTTCGTTTTACGGGATTATTCCGGAGAGGGCGGCATCACTGACTTGTATTACCACCAAGAAAACTGAAGTGTTTGAGAATTCATTCGGAACTTTTTCGTACAGGCATCTCAAACCGGAATGTTTTACCGGGTTTACAGCAAAGAAGGATGAGGGCGGACTTACATATCTTTTTGCCGAACCGGAGAAGGCGGTGGTGGATTTTATTTATTTAAATCTTAGTAAGTTGAAAGGGGACGGTGTCGAAGTACTGAGGGAGTCGTACCGTTTTAACCTTTCCGTGCGGCTTAGCCGTGCAAAGCTTCTGATGCTCGCGAAGCTGTTTAATAATGAAAGGTTGCTGGAAATTGTAAAAGGGGTGAAATAAAATGATCGAAGTCATCAAGCAAAGCATCAAAGAAAGTAAAAGCGGTGAAGAGAGGGTAAACAGGACCCGTGAGTTTCTACAGATCCTCATGCTAAAGATCCTTTTTGATCGCGGGTATTTTGAAAACATCGCTTTTGTAGGCGGAACGGCGCTTCGTATTCTGTATAACCTGCGAAGATACAGCGAGGACTTGGATTTTTCACTGGTAAAAAAAGAAAAATATGATTTTAACAAGATTGCGGACTCTCTGCTCTTTGAGCTGGGTAAGAACGGTTTTAAAGTTGAGGAAAAAAGAAGAACAGTTCAGACAGTAAACAGTGTTCTTCTCAGGTTCAGCGGCTTGTACGATAAGATTGATCTTCCGGGTCAGTCTACTGAGAAGTTCCTGGTAAAACTTGAAATTGATTCCAATCCCCCTAAAGGCGGTAAAAGCGTTATCGTCCCCGTGACCGACAGGTTCGTTTTTGCCGTAAACACTTTTGACCTGCCCTCGCTTTTTGCCGGAAAACTTCACGCCTGTTTTTTTAGAAAATACACCAAAGGCAGGGACTTTTATGATCTTGTCTGGTATTTAGGAAAAAGGATCATTCCCAATCTGAAACTTCTTAATAATGCCGTTATCCAAACAGAAAAAAAAGACCTGAAGCTCACAGAATTGACTTATAAAGAATTTCTTGCCGAAAAACTCAAAAAGGTGGATTTCGCCGCCGTAAGAAAAGACGTAGAAGTCTTCCTTGAAGACAAAAACGAGTTAAAACTACTGGATAGAGAGCTGATTTTGAAGATGCTCTAAAAGAAAGTCTATAACGTCTGAAAAGTCCATAAGGTCTATAAGGTAAAATCTTGAAAGTCCAAAAGCGTTCTGTCGCTTGTCACCACTTTGTCCAAGTATAGGAAAGTATAGAAATAAAGATGGAGGGATTTTCAGATTCTAGTTCATTGACACCATATCTTGTATCAGTGGAATCCGATAGTCTTGTAATCAGTGAAATCGCTTTTCCCGCTTGACAAAAGCATAATAGCATTATATAATTATATCATATCAAGGAGGCGTTATGAAAACTGTACAAGCTATAACGGTTACCATCCCAAATGAACTTGCTGCGGAATTAAACCGGATGCAGAAAACGGAGATGAAAAATTGCAGCAGTATAGTGGCGGACGCGCTGAAAGAATATATAGAATGGCGGCAGTTCAAAGGCCTTCAGAAAGAAGCAGCTGCTGTGGCAAGAGCGATTGGTGTTTACGATGAATCTGATGTTGAAAGACTCGTGCATGAGTACAGGGCGGGAAAGTGAAAAAGCCCAGGGTTGTTTTTGATACGAATGTTTATATTTCTGCTACTGTCTTTCCCGGTGGAGTACCTGAAGAGCTGTTAAAACTTGCCTTTACCGGCGATATTCTGCTTGGTGTTTCAAAAGAGATATTGGAAGAGCTTTCAAAAGTTTATCTCAGAAAGTTCCATTTAAACAACTTAGCCGTTAACGAACAAATCAAAAGAATACTGAACAACGCCGAATTGGTCGAACCCGTCGAAAAACTGACTGTAATAAAATCCGATAAGAGCGACAATAAGGTCCTGGAATGTGCCGTTGCCT
This window contains:
- a CDS encoding putative toxin-antitoxin system toxin component, PIN family, producing MKKPRVVFDTNVYISATVFPGGVPEELLKLAFTGDILLGVSKEILEELSKVYLRKFHLNNLAVNEQIKRILNNAELVEPVEKLTVIKSDKSDNKVLECAVAYKAEIIVSGDSHLLEVKKYKGISILKPADFLRMNGSESINDESFAGEKHAKYLVHKPGKIKQRKL